In Dermatophagoides farinae isolate YC_2012a chromosome 9, ASM2471394v1, whole genome shotgun sequence, a genomic segment contains:
- the LOC124497954 gene encoding outer mitochondrial transmembrane helix translocase, protein MSDDSLRRELAIAVLRVGLIAAASYLTVKWMINAIDPTRKQKSKAKEKAEKTLQRIGISAYKNVLSEYELTIASQLVNPEELEISWKDIAGLDDIIDELQTTVILPLKVPNLTVYSKLHEPPKGVLLYGPPGVGKTMVAKATAKEAGARFINLDISALTDKWYGESQKLAAAVFTLAIKIQPCIIFIDEIDSFLRKRETHDHEATSMMKAQFMILWDGLISNNNCSVIVMGATNRPNDVDNAIRRRMPATFHISLPNNEQRQKILQLILSKESLDHDVDLVSLAKQCETFSGSDLKELCRLSAMIRIKELSHSYSNQIDHTNIDQLMLNLRPIQMKDFLMALDKMKRTKNNVLVNGSEFFDKLAYD, encoded by the exons ATGTCGGATGATTCATTACGACGAGAATTGGCCATTGCCGTCCTTCGTGTTGGTTTGATTGCAGCTGCATCATATCTGACCGTTAAATGGATGATCAATGCCATTGATCCgacaagaaaacaaaaatcaaaagccAAAGAAAAG gcagaaaaaacattacaaAGAATTGGAATATCAGCATATAAAAATGTACTTTCAGAATATGAATTAACAATAGCATCACAGCTAGTTAATCCTGAAGAATTGGAAATTAGTTGGAAAGATATTGCCGGTCTGGAtgatattattgatgaattacaAACAACGGTTATATTACCATTGAAGGTACCGAATTTAACCGTTTATTCGAAATTACATGAACCACCAAAAGGTGTTCTATTGTATGGGCCACCCGGTGTAGGAAAAACAATGGTTGCTAAAGCTACAGCTAAAGAAGCTGGTGCAAG ATTTATCAATTTAGACATCTCAGCATTGACTGATAAATGGTATGGTGAATCACAAAAATTGGCAGCCGCTGTTTTTACCTTGGCAATCAAAATACAGCCTTGTATcatatttattgatgaaattgattcatttctaCGTAAACGTGAAACACATGATCATGAAGcaacatcaatgatgaaagcACAATTTATGATACTTTGGGATGGTCTtatttccaataataattgttcgGTTATTGTTATGGGAGCAACAAATCGTccaaatgatgttgataatgcaATACGGCGGCGAATGCCAGCTACATTTCATATTAGTTTACCTAATAATGAACAGCGGCAAAAAATATTACAGCTAATATTATCAAAAGAATCACTTGATCATGATGTTGATCTAGTATCATTGGCCAAACAATGTGAAACATTTAGTGGATCAGATCTAAAAGAATTATGTCGATTATCGGCAATGATACGAATAAAAGAATTATCacattcatattcaaatcaaattgatcatacaaatattgatcaattaatgTTGAATTTACGGCCAATACaaatgaaagattttttaATGGCATTAGACAAAATGAAACGTACAAAGAATAATGTATTGGTGAATGGATCGGAATTTTTCGATAAATTAGCTTATGattaa